A portion of the Saccharomyces paradoxus chromosome XV, complete sequence genome contains these proteins:
- the RTS2 gene encoding Rts2p (Basic zinc-finger protein~similar to YOR077W) produces MGDYDSAKYWAKQGVRRGLQKTRYYCQICQRQCKDANGFQSHNKSPSHLRKISQVTAEDAKRYNDQFEKGFLQLLKQRHGEKWIDANKVYNEYVQDRDHIHMNATMHRSLTQFVRQLGRAGKVDVDMDIDDKSESVEGPLLIRIHPSSLLPASEDGLLQSQQEEQEIIAAELLKRQLRRAKRQIEEVNRSSQPEIRSEISGKSTSEPVRVTFHGNGRVNKKKKKVPPRKDGIKFR; encoded by the coding sequence ATGGGAGACTATGATAGTGCCAAATACTGGGCCAAGCAGGGAGTTCGTCGAGGGTTACAGAAAACGCGCTACTACTGCCAAATATGCCAAAGGCAGTGTAAAGATGCAAACGGGTTTCAATCGCATAATAAATCGCCGTCGCACCTAAGAAAGATTAGTCAAGTGACAGCTGAGGATGCTAAGCGCTACAATGACCAATTTGAGAAGGGCTTTCTACAGTTATTAAAGCAGCGGCACGGGGAGAAATGGATAGATGCCAACAAGGTATACAACGAGTATGTCCAAGATCGCGACCATATACATATGAATGCGACCATGCATCGCTCTTTGACGCAGTTTGTCCGTCAACTAGGTCGCGCGGGCAAGGTAGACGTTGATATGGATATTGATGACAAATCGGAGAGCGTTGAAGGTCCCTTGCTCATCAGGATCCATCCATCATCTTTGTTACCAGCTTCTGAAGATGGACTGTTGCAAAGTCAACAAGAAGAGCAGGAAATCATAGCCGCCgagcttttgaaaaggcaACTCCGTCGTGCTAAGCGACAAATTGAAGAGGTAAACCGCTCATCTCAACCAGAGATTAGATCGGAAATAAGCGGGAAGAGCACTTCGGAACCGGTTCGAGTCACCTTCCACGGCAATGGTCGggtaaataaaaagaaaaagaaggtcCCTCCACGGAAAGACGGTATCAAGTTCCGttga
- the SKI7 gene encoding Ski7p (Coupling protein for the Ski complex and cytoplasmic exosome~similar to YOR076C) has translation MSLLEQLARKRVEKSKGLSNADQSQNTSKSASLLERLHKNRGTKDRNAEIRKKDLKSLLAKDKIKRSDCISDQHTISLSLKLSALKKSNSDLERQEKSVTPESKENEFSTKGKSFGVKLNVEESWDVINEINRYCLLKDDPCVNQADDFALTNFIMNGGKSASSTEILLSPSKSSSLSLKRHYDELLGIFVPSTLPKKSRNVAIENFNRPSPDDIILSAQLNAFNEKLENLNIKSPLKTEKKESINLQTAPTESIDIHSFIATHPLNLTCLFLGATNSGKSTLLGHLLYELNEISIPSMRELQKKSSNLDSIPSNSFKIILDNTKTERMNGFSMFKKIVQIKNNLLPPSSSLTLIDTPGNIQYFDKETVNSILTFDPEVYALVIDCNYDSWEKSLDGPNNQIYKILKVISYLNEISACKKHLIILLNKADLISWDKQRLEMIQSELTYVLTENFQWKEAQFQFIPCSGLLGSNLNNVKKITKSKYKSEFDAINDVPEWYEGPTFFSQLYFLMELNMNKIETTLEEPFIGLILQSSVSQPTAETHHVSLKVLIKSGYIQSGQTIEIHTQHEEIHYYGIITRMKKSKLILETNIKNNLTVGVKSDILEILVKIHNTEDLAKKEFHIHKDDLIIHSRKANTLLPNLPNTLKLLSLRLIKLSFQTRALNGRLHLGSELLLYHNLTYSAVKLVKIHGTNDTSINPNQSLIVEVEIMEPNFALKVIDSKYVTNNIFLTSIDHKVIAAGRIICQ, from the coding sequence ATGTCTTTATTAGAACAATtagcaagaaaaagggtAGAAAAGTCTAAAGGCCTCTCAAATGCAGACCAATCTCAGAATACATCTAAAAGTGCTTCCTTACTTGAACGACTACATAAGAATAGAGGAACTAAAGATAGGAATGCTGAGATTAGAAAGAAAGATCTGAAGAGCCTTCTTGCAAAAGACAAGATAAAAAGGAGCGATTGTATCTCGGATCAGCATACTATTTCATTAAGTTTAAAATTGTCTGCCttaaagaaatcaaatagTGATTTGGAGAGGCAAGAAAAATCAGTAACGCCtgaaagcaaagaaaatgagtTTTCTACGAAAGGGAAATCATTTGGTGTTAAACTAAACGTTGAAGAATCATGGGACGTTATAAACGAAATAAATCGTTACTGTTTATTGAAAGACGATCCGTGCGTAAACCAAGCTGACGATTTTGCATTAACAAACTTTATTATGAACGGTGGAAAAAGCGCCTCAAGTACAGAAATACTGCTATCGCcatcaaaatcatcatctCTGTCTTTGAAAAGGCATTACGATGAACTCCTTGGCATTTTCGTACCCTCCACTCTGCCGAAAAAATCTCGTAACGTAGccattgaaaatttcaatagACCAAGCCCCGATGATATAATACTATCAGCCCAATTGAATGctttcaatgaaaaattagaaaatttgaatatcAAGTCACCGCTCAAGaccgaaaaaaaagaatcaattAACCTTCAAACAGCACCTACTGAGTCAATTGATATTCATTCATTCATCGCAACCCATCCTTTGAATTTAACATGTTTGTTTCTCGGCGCTACAAATTCAGGCAAATCCACTTTGCTTGGTCATCTTTTATATGAGCTAAACGAAATTTCTATACCGTCGATGAGggaattacaaaaaaaaagtagcAATTTGGATTCCATACCCTCAAATAGTTTCAAGATCATTCTAGACAATACCAAAACAGAGAGAATGAATGGATTTTCCATGTTTAAGAAAATCGttcaaataaagaataattTATTACcaccatcatcatcctTGACACTTATTGACACGCCTGGCAATATCCaatattttgataaagaaaccGTTAACTCAATTCTGACGTTTGATCCAGAAGTTTATGCATTGGTTATTGATTGTAATTATGACTCATGGGAGAAGTCATTAGATGGTCCAAATAATCAGatttataaaattttaaaagTGATCTCATACTTAAACGAAATCTCCGCGTGCAAGAAGCATTTGataattcttttgaataaGGCAGATCTAATTAGTTGGGACAAGCAACGACTAGAAATGATTCAGTCTGAGTTAACTTATGTGTTGACCGAAAACTTTCAATGGAAAGAAGCACAATTCCAATTTATCCCGTGTTCCGGTTTATTAGgttcaaatttgaataatgttaaaaaaattacgaAGTCTAAGTATAAATCAGAATTTGACGCTATAAATGATGTTCCTGAATGGTATGAAGGTCCaacatttttctctcaaCTCTATTTCTTGATGGAGCTTAATATGAACAAGATAGAAACAACTTTGGAAGAGCCATTTATAGGCTTAATACTGCAATCGTCTGTTTCCCAACCAACAGCGGAGACACATCATGTGTCGCTCAAAGTTCTTATCAAAAGCGGCTATATTCAATCAGGCCAGACAATTGAAATTCATACGCAACATGAAGAGATCCACTATTATGGTATAATTAcaagaatgaagaaatcaaaactaATATTGGAGACtaatataaaaaacaaTTTAACAGTCGGTGTGAAATCTGACATTTTGGAGATTCTTGTCAAGATTCATAATACTGAAGACCTCGcgaaaaaggaatttcACATTCATAAGGACGATTTAATAATTCACTCTAGAAAGGCGAATACTCTATTGCCCAACTTACCAAATACATTAAAGTTGTTATCTTTGCGGTTAATAAAGTTGTCATTCCAAACGCGCGCACTAAATGGTCGCCTACACTTGGGTTCTGAATTGCTTCTTTACCATAATTTGACATACAGCGCGGTCAAATTGGTGAAAATTCATGGAACTAACGACACCTCAATTAATCCAAATCAGTCACTAATTGTCGAGGTCGAAATCATGGAACCAAACTTTGCTCTCAAGGTGATTGATTCCAAATACGTTAccaacaatatttttttaacatCAATAGATCATAAAGTCATTGCAGCTGGCAGAATTATATGCCAATAA